A genomic window from Vitis riparia cultivar Riparia Gloire de Montpellier isolate 1030 chromosome 18, EGFV_Vit.rip_1.0, whole genome shotgun sequence includes:
- the LOC117906242 gene encoding pollen-specific leucine-rich repeat extensin-like protein 1, translated as MQASGCFLLLSLLLSSPLSSFSLALSDEEASLIAHRQLLAIPKDGDLPNDFEYEVDLVVAFANARLRQAYIALQAWKHAMYSDPFNTTSNWEGANVCAYKGVFCAPALDNPKLSVVAGVDLNHADIAGYLPVELGLMTDLALFHINSNRFCGIIPKSFSRLTILHELDVSNNRFVGPFPTVVLSIPALRYLDLRYNEFEGELPPELFDEDLDALFVNHNRFTSNIPETLGHSRASVIVFAGNKFTGCIPRSIGQMGNTLNEIIFASNDMSGCLPTEIGMLRNLTVFDAASNSFTGILPKSFNGLKQIEHLNVAHNTLTGFVSDSICNLSSLSTFTFSYNYFKGEAKACEPPSRTDITLDDTSNCLPDRPKQKSAATCNPVVSRPVDCSKAKCGGGASTPSPSPSSPPGDKASPPPHTTPSTTPKPSPTPSPKSTPSPSKPSPTPSPPKPSPSPSPPKSTPAPFPPSPSPPKPSPAPSPKSSQTPSPKPSPSPPKPSPAPSPKSSPSPPKPSPSPNSSPSPPKPSPSPPKPSPSPPKPSPSPNSSPSPPKPSPAPPKPSPSPPKPSPSPNSSPSPPKPSPSPPKPSPSPKSSPSPQTPSPKSSPSPTPKASPSPSPKSSPSPPKPPSPAANPPKQPFAPTEAPGPSPDPNAQSPVPMRRPPPRSWHSPPPPLHSPPPPPLHSPPPPLHSPPPPPLHSPPPPLHSPPPPNLQSPPPPLQSPPPPPFHSPPPPLRSPPPPVFSPPPPVHSPPPPPPPVSSPLSPPPADDFILPPHLGFEYSSPPPPMFPGY; from the exons ATGCAGGCCTCAGGCTGCTTCCTGTtgctctctcttctcctctcgTCTCCCTTGTCATCATTCTCCTTGGCTCTATCTGATGAGGAAGCCTCTCTTATTGCTCATCGCCAACTCTTAGCCATTCCTAAAGATGGTGACTTGCCCAATGACTTTGAATATGAGGTAGATCTTGTAGTAGCCTTTGCCAACGCTAGGCTGCGGCAAGCCTACATTGCACTCCAAGCTTGGAAACATGCTATGTACTCTGACCCATTTAACACCACCTCCAACTGGGAAGGGGCCAATGTTTGTGCTTACAAGGGCGTTTTCTGTGCACCAGCACTTGATAACCCGAAATTGAGTGTGGTCGCTGGTGTGGATCTTAACCATGCTGACATTGCAGGGTATCTCCCAGTGGAGTTGGGTTTGATGACTGATCTTGCTCTTTTCCACATTAATTCCAACCGGTTCTGCGGGATCATTCCCAAGAGTTTCTCTAGGCTTACAATTCTCCACGAGCTTGATGTTAGTAACAATCGGTTTGTGGGTCCTTTTCCAACAGTGGTTCTATCAATTCCTGCTCTCAGGTACCTTGATCTCAGGTATAATGAATTTGAAGGGGAATTGCCTCCTGAACTCTTCGATGAGGATCTTGATGCGTTGTTTGTGAACCATAACCGGTTCACATCCAATATTCCTGAAACTCTGGGCCACTCTCGGGCCTCCGTTATTGTGTTTGCCGGCAACAAATTTACAGGCTGCATTCCACGCAGCATTGGGCAGATGGGGAACACTCTGAATGAGATTATATTTGCAAGCAATGATATGTCGGGATGCCTCCCAACTGAGATTGGAATGCTGCGAAATTTAACAGTTTTTGATGCGGCATCGAACTCATTTACGGGCATATTGCCGAAAAGCTTTAATGGGCTTAAACAAATTGAGCATTTGAATGTTGCCCATAACACGCTGACAGGATTTGTGTCAGATAGCATATGCAACTTGTCTAGCTTGTCCACTTTCACATTCTCCTACAACTACTTCAAAGGTGAAGCCAAAGCATGCGAACCGCCTTCCAGGACAGACATCACGCTGGATGATACAAGCAACTGTTTACCAGACCGCCCAAAACAGAAGTCCGCAGCAACTTGCAATCCGGTGGTTAGCCGGCCAGTTGATTGTAGCAAGGCCAAGTGTGGGGGTGGTGCATCAACACCCTCTCCCTCTCCATCAAGTCCTCCAGGCGACAAGGCCTCACCCCCACCACACACTACGCCTTCTACCACTCCAAAACCATCTCCCACGCCATCTCCAAAGTCAACACCATCGCCTTCAAAGCCATCTCCCACACCATCTCCACCAAAACCCTCACCCTCACCCTCACCTCCAAAGTCAACTCCCGCACCATTTCCACCCTCACCATCACCCCCAAAACCATCTCCAGCGCCATCTCCAAA ATCATCACAGACTCCATCTCCAAAACCCTCGCCTTCGCCACCAAAGCCATCTCCAGCACCGTCTCCAAAATCATCCCCGTCACCGCCAAAGCCCTCACCGTCTCCAAACTCATCCCCATCACCCCCAAAACCATCACCGTCACCACCAAAACCATCACCGTCACCGCCAAAACCCTCACCGTCTCCAAACTCATCCCCATCACCCCCAAAACCATCACCGGCACCACCAAAACCATCACCGTCACCGCCAAAACCCTCACCGTCTCCAAACTCATCCCCATCACCCCCAAAACCATCACCGTCACCACCAAAACCATCACCATCTCCAAAATCATCACCATCACCTCAAACACCATCTCCGAAATCATCTCCATCACCCACTCCAAAAGCATCCCCATCTCCATCTCCAAAATCTTCGCCGTCACCACCAAAACCGCCTTCTCCTGCTGCAAACCCTCCTAAACAACCTTTTGCACCGACTGAAGCACCAGGGCCATCCCCCGATCCCAATGCTCAATCTCCAGTTCCAATGAGGCGTCCCCCTCCAAGATCTTGGCACTCCCCTCCACCTCCACTCCACTCTCCACCCCCACCACCCCTCCACTCCCCTCCACCTCCACTCCactctccaccaccaccacccctcCACTCCCCTCCACCTCCACTCCACTCTCCACCACCACCAAATCTCCAATCCCCTCCACCGCCACTCCAATCTCCACCACCACCGCCCTTCCACTCCCCTCCACCTCCACTCCGCTCCCCCCCACCACCAGTTTTCTCACCTCCACCACCCGTCCACTcccctccaccaccacctcctcctgTGTCCTCCCCACTATCCCCTCCACCGGCTGACGACTTCATTCTTCCCCCACATCTTGGCTTCGAGTACTCCTCCCCACCACCACCAATGTTCCCAGGTTACTAA